In Rhodococcus rhodochrous, a single genomic region encodes these proteins:
- the mtr gene encoding mycothione reductase, translating into MTHYDLAIIGTGSGNSILDERYDGKRVALLEEGTFGGTCLNVGCIPTKMYVYAAEVAHTVRTASKYGIDASIDGVRWNDIVDRVFGRIDPIAAGGERYRREDCANVIVYDGHARFVGERRIDTGTGEVITADQVVVAAGSRPAIPRDVLDSGVRYHTSDDVMRLPKLPESLVILGTGFIAMEFAHVFSALGTRVSVIARTDRLLRHLDADVSERFTALAAAKWDVHLANPAREFRPVGDGVEVELADGTVVSGDTLLVATGRQPNGDLLDAAAAGIELDTKGRIVVDEFQRTSAAGVFALGDVSSPYQLKHVANHEARVVQHNLLHDAWSGDTAGLQRTDHRYVPSAVFTDPQIASVGLTEAEAREAGYDISVKIQDYGNVAYGWAMEDTEGFCKLIADRSTGLLLGAHIIGAQASTVIQPLIQAMSFGLPAREMATGQYWIHPALPELVENALLGL; encoded by the coding sequence GTGACCCACTACGACCTCGCGATCATCGGCACAGGATCGGGGAACTCGATCCTCGACGAGCGGTACGACGGGAAGCGCGTCGCCCTCCTCGAAGAAGGCACCTTCGGGGGCACCTGCCTCAACGTGGGCTGCATCCCCACGAAGATGTACGTCTACGCCGCGGAGGTCGCCCACACGGTCCGCACCGCTTCGAAGTACGGCATCGACGCGTCGATCGACGGGGTGCGGTGGAACGACATCGTCGACCGGGTCTTCGGCCGCATCGATCCCATCGCTGCGGGCGGTGAGCGCTACCGCCGCGAGGACTGCGCGAACGTCATCGTCTACGACGGTCACGCGAGGTTCGTCGGCGAACGCCGCATCGATACCGGAACCGGAGAGGTCATCACCGCGGATCAGGTGGTCGTCGCCGCCGGTTCGCGGCCCGCGATCCCGCGGGACGTACTCGATTCCGGTGTGAGATATCACACGAGCGACGACGTCATGCGGCTACCGAAACTGCCCGAGTCCCTCGTGATCCTCGGGACGGGCTTCATCGCGATGGAGTTCGCCCACGTCTTCTCGGCGCTCGGCACGCGGGTGTCGGTGATCGCGCGGACCGACCGTCTGCTGCGGCATCTCGACGCCGACGTCTCCGAGCGGTTCACGGCGCTCGCCGCGGCCAAGTGGGACGTGCACCTCGCCAACCCCGCCCGGGAGTTCCGTCCGGTCGGTGACGGTGTGGAGGTCGAACTCGCCGACGGCACCGTCGTCAGCGGCGATACGCTGCTCGTCGCGACGGGCCGGCAGCCCAACGGAGACCTGCTCGACGCCGCGGCGGCCGGCATCGAACTCGATACGAAGGGCCGGATCGTGGTCGACGAGTTCCAGCGCACGTCCGCTGCGGGCGTGTTCGCGCTCGGCGACGTGTCGTCGCCCTACCAACTCAAGCACGTGGCCAACCACGAGGCGCGGGTCGTCCAGCACAACCTGCTGCACGACGCGTGGAGCGGCGACACCGCGGGGCTGCAGCGGACGGACCACCGCTACGTCCCCTCCGCGGTGTTCACCGATCCGCAGATCGCGTCGGTCGGGCTCACCGAGGCCGAGGCACGGGAGGCGGGATACGACATCTCCGTCAAGATCCAGGACTACGGGAACGTCGCCTACGGCTGGGCCATGGAGGACACCGAAGGCTTCTGCAAGTTGATCGCCGACCGGTCGACGGGTCTGCTGCTCGGCGCCCACATCATCGGGGCCCAGGCGTCCACGGTCATCCAGCCGCTCATCCAGGCGATGTCGTTCGGTCTGCCCGCGCGGGAGATGGCGACCGGCCAGTACTGGATCCACCCGGCGCTGCCCGAACTCGTCGAGAACGCCCTGCTGGGCCTCTGA
- a CDS encoding AMP-binding protein has translation MGDTASRVRTLLERYDTADACAARLLCDDHPADAVAFTVVDADLSSTDLTYGELSERSSRFAAALADLGVEPGDHVATLMGKSADLVVAVLGIWRRGAVHVPLFTAFAPPAIAFRLDASGTKVVVADRDQAGKLAAGADLPAEVSWQVVVAGEGNADASGRGARDFRELVDAHSADDPRGEAVAVGADGRLVQLFTSGTTGTPKGVPVPVKALASFHAYLEFGLDVREDDVFWNAADPGWAYGLYYALLGPLAAGRRSLLLHAGFSPALTWKILDTFGATNFAAAPTVYRSLKADTAEHPPVRLRRASSAGEPLTPDVLEWSQETLGVVVRDQYGQTEHGMFVVDAWADELRENTPARSMGKPLPGWNCAVLREDSDEIAEPGEVGRVAIDVHASPLVWFTGYVDAPEKTADRFSEDGRWYLTGDAGKVDENGFFFFSSRDDDVIIMAGYRIGPFDVESVLVMHPDVIEAAVVGLPDELRGEVLEAFVVLREGVEGDDALEAELQKLVKQKYAAHAYPRAVHFVPHLPKTPSGKVQRFKLRQAGAVG, from the coding sequence ATGGGCGACACAGCGAGCCGCGTGCGGACACTGCTCGAGCGGTACGACACGGCAGACGCCTGCGCAGCCCGACTGCTGTGCGACGACCATCCCGCCGACGCGGTGGCGTTCACCGTCGTCGACGCCGACCTGAGCTCCACCGATCTCACCTACGGTGAGCTCAGCGAACGGTCGTCCCGCTTCGCCGCGGCCCTGGCGGATCTCGGTGTCGAGCCCGGCGACCACGTCGCGACGCTCATGGGCAAGTCGGCGGACCTGGTGGTCGCGGTTCTCGGCATCTGGCGTCGCGGCGCCGTGCACGTGCCGCTGTTCACCGCCTTCGCGCCGCCGGCGATCGCCTTCCGGCTCGACGCGAGCGGCACCAAGGTGGTCGTGGCCGACCGGGACCAGGCCGGCAAGCTCGCCGCCGGAGCGGATCTTCCCGCCGAGGTGTCGTGGCAGGTCGTCGTGGCCGGTGAGGGCAACGCCGACGCGTCCGGTCGCGGAGCCCGCGACTTCCGCGAACTGGTCGACGCGCACTCGGCCGACGACCCGCGTGGCGAGGCCGTCGCCGTCGGTGCCGACGGACGCCTGGTCCAGCTGTTCACCTCCGGCACGACCGGCACCCCCAAGGGTGTTCCCGTCCCCGTGAAGGCACTGGCGTCCTTCCACGCCTACCTGGAGTTCGGCCTCGACGTGCGCGAGGACGACGTCTTCTGGAACGCAGCCGATCCGGGATGGGCGTACGGGCTCTACTACGCGCTGCTCGGCCCGCTCGCAGCCGGTCGGCGCAGCCTCCTGCTGCACGCCGGTTTCTCGCCCGCGCTCACCTGGAAGATCCTCGACACCTTCGGGGCCACCAACTTCGCCGCGGCCCCGACGGTCTATCGCAGCCTCAAGGCCGACACCGCCGAGCACCCGCCGGTCCGGCTGCGTCGTGCCTCCTCGGCCGGTGAGCCGCTGACCCCGGACGTCCTCGAGTGGTCGCAGGAGACGCTCGGTGTCGTGGTGCGCGACCAGTACGGGCAGACCGAGCACGGCATGTTCGTCGTCGACGCGTGGGCGGACGAGCTGCGCGAGAACACCCCGGCGCGTTCGATGGGCAAGCCCCTGCCGGGCTGGAACTGCGCGGTGCTGCGCGAGGACAGCGACGAGATCGCCGAGCCCGGTGAGGTCGGGCGCGTCGCGATCGACGTCCACGCGAGCCCGCTCGTGTGGTTCACCGGCTACGTCGACGCACCCGAGAAGACCGCCGACCGGTTCAGCGAGGACGGCCGCTGGTACCTGACCGGCGACGCCGGCAAGGTCGACGAGAACGGATTCTTCTTCTTCTCGTCCCGCGACGACGACGTGATCATCATGGCGGGCTACCGCATCGGCCCGTTCGACGTCGAATCGGTGCTCGTGATGCATCCCGACGTGATCGAGGCCGCCGTGGTGGGTCTGCCGGACGAACTGAGGGGCGAGGTCCTCGAGGCATTCGTGGTGCTGCGGGAGGGAGTCGAGGGTGACGACGCGCTCGAGGCGGAACTCCAGAAGCTCGTGAAGCAGAAGTACGCCGCCCACGCCTATCCGCGCGCGGTTCACTTCGTTCCGCATCTGCCCAAGACGCCGAGCGGCAAGGTCCAGCGCTTCAAGTTGCGCCAGGCGGGCGCCGTCGGCTGA
- a CDS encoding ABC transporter ATP-binding protein, with amino-acid sequence MTLTPPVARARHLGMRFGDVAALTDADFTLHRNTIYGLLGRNGAGKTTLMQLLAGHMRPTTGSVEVFGADPYENTAVLQQLCFVADTQRYPDDMRVGHVLASAELLLPLWDREYAERLADKFALPCGRKVKKLSRGMSSALGIVVGLASRAPVTVFDEPYLGLDAVARQMFYDELLLDYAERPRTIVLSTHLIDEAADLLEHILVLDRGHLVVDEDADTLRTRAARATGPADEVARIVGDSTVLHTESLGGIARTTFLRNDPDELPHPSGRVDVQPISLQELVVHLHRTPETVTTNEEASL; translated from the coding sequence ATGACCCTCACTCCACCCGTCGCCCGCGCACGTCACCTCGGCATGCGGTTCGGCGACGTCGCCGCCCTCACCGACGCCGACTTCACACTCCACCGGAACACGATCTACGGCCTGCTCGGCCGCAACGGCGCCGGCAAGACCACCCTGATGCAGTTGCTCGCAGGCCACATGCGTCCCACGACCGGCAGCGTCGAGGTGTTCGGGGCCGACCCGTACGAGAACACCGCGGTGCTCCAGCAGTTGTGCTTCGTCGCCGACACCCAGCGCTATCCCGACGACATGCGCGTCGGGCACGTACTCGCCTCGGCGGAACTGCTTCTGCCGCTGTGGGATCGGGAGTACGCCGAGCGGCTGGCCGACAAGTTCGCGCTGCCCTGCGGTCGCAAGGTCAAGAAGCTCTCCCGCGGCATGAGTTCCGCACTGGGCATCGTGGTGGGTCTCGCGTCGCGCGCACCGGTGACGGTCTTCGACGAGCCGTATCTGGGCCTCGACGCCGTGGCCCGGCAGATGTTCTACGACGAACTGCTGCTCGACTACGCGGAGCGGCCGCGCACGATCGTGCTGTCGACCCACCTGATCGACGAGGCCGCCGACCTGCTCGAACACATCCTCGTGCTCGACCGCGGGCATCTCGTCGTCGACGAGGACGCCGACACGCTGCGCACCCGCGCCGCCCGGGCGACCGGGCCGGCGGACGAAGTGGCGCGGATCGTCGGCGACAGCACCGTCCTGCACACGGAAAGCCTCGGCGGTATCGCCCGCACGACCTTCCTCCGCAACGACCCGGACGAGCTCCCCCACCCCTCCGGACGTGTGGACGTGCAACCGATCTCGCTCCAGGAGCTCGTGGTCCACCTCCACCGGACACCCGAGACCGTCACGACGAACGAGGAGGCATCGCTGTGA
- the map gene encoding type I methionyl aminopeptidase: MATRAPLVPGTPTPIREVPASIERPEYVWKPTAKEGNEPWVQTPETIEKMRLASKIAAQALVEAGKAVAPGVTTDEIDRVAHEYMCDHGAYPSTLGYRGFTKSCCTSLNEVICHGIPDSTVVQDGDIVNIDVTAYIDGVHGDTNATFLAGDVSEEVRLLVDRTREATMRGIKAVKPGRALNVIGRVIESYANRFGYGVVRDFTGHGIGETFHNGLVILHYDRPDIDTIIEPGMVFTIEPMINLGTPDYEIWEDGWTVVTKDRKWTAQFEHTIVVTDTGAEILTLP; the protein is encoded by the coding sequence ATGGCTACCCGCGCTCCGCTCGTCCCCGGCACTCCGACTCCCATCCGGGAGGTGCCCGCGTCGATCGAACGGCCGGAGTACGTGTGGAAGCCCACGGCGAAGGAAGGCAACGAGCCGTGGGTGCAGACACCCGAGACGATCGAGAAGATGCGACTCGCATCGAAGATCGCCGCGCAGGCCCTCGTGGAGGCCGGTAAGGCCGTCGCGCCGGGCGTGACCACCGACGAGATCGACCGCGTCGCGCACGAGTACATGTGCGACCACGGCGCCTACCCGTCGACCCTCGGCTACCGCGGCTTCACCAAGTCGTGCTGCACCTCGCTCAACGAGGTCATCTGCCACGGCATCCCCGACTCGACCGTCGTCCAGGACGGCGACATCGTCAACATCGACGTGACCGCCTACATCGACGGCGTCCACGGCGACACCAACGCGACCTTCCTGGCCGGCGACGTCTCCGAGGAGGTCCGCCTGCTCGTCGATCGCACCCGCGAGGCGACGATGCGCGGCATCAAGGCGGTCAAGCCGGGCCGGGCCCTCAACGTCATCGGGCGGGTCATCGAGTCCTACGCCAACCGCTTCGGTTACGGCGTCGTCCGCGACTTCACCGGCCACGGCATCGGCGAGACCTTCCACAACGGCCTGGTGATCCTGCACTACGACCGGCCCGACATCGACACGATCATCGAACCCGGCATGGTGTTCACCATCGAACCGATGATCAACCTCGGTACGCCCGACTACGAGATCTGGGAGGACGGCTGGACGGTCGTCACCAAGGACCGCAAGTGGACCGCGCAGTTCGAGCACACCATCGTCGTCACCGACACCGGCGCCGAGATCCTCACCCTGCCGTGA
- a CDS encoding GntR family transcriptional regulator yields MNDEGKPLFQQIAELIENSIVDGSLAEESQVPSTNELAAFHRINPATAAKGLNALVADGILYKKRGIGMFVTTGARDKLIARRRDRFAQQYVVPLVLEAEKLGIGIDELKSMLDTREHV; encoded by the coding sequence CTGAACGACGAGGGCAAGCCCCTCTTCCAACAGATCGCCGAGCTCATCGAGAACTCGATCGTCGACGGCAGCCTCGCGGAGGAATCGCAGGTTCCCTCGACGAACGAGCTCGCCGCCTTCCACCGCATCAACCCGGCCACGGCCGCGAAGGGCCTCAACGCCCTGGTAGCCGACGGAATCCTCTACAAGAAGCGAGGAATCGGCATGTTCGTCACCACCGGCGCTCGCGACAAGCTGATCGCCCGCCGACGGGATCGGTTCGCCCAGCAGTACGTCGTCCCGCTCGTCCTCGAGGCCGAGAAACTCGGAATCGGCATCGACGAGCTCAAGTCCATGCTCGACACACGGGAGCACGTATGA
- a CDS encoding alpha/beta fold hydrolase, whose product MESRTVTTPGGDVQVRIGGPESRYTVLLFPDAGEDAGVYDVVCERLYTSDLRTIVVEKIDGLAPADVFALLDALALPWVHLAGSGAGAELAWAVAAGRFGRFASLVVADRGHPAVPDRDGTVRDASAPPAEVPTTIVVGDVSRRPEADASMRYVTGEFRVVELAGVANVPAEAPTDFASAIALRTGSW is encoded by the coding sequence ATGGAATCGAGGACGGTGACCACGCCCGGTGGGGACGTGCAGGTTCGGATCGGCGGCCCCGAAAGTCGTTACACGGTGCTGCTCTTCCCCGACGCGGGGGAGGACGCGGGCGTGTACGACGTCGTGTGCGAGCGCCTGTACACGTCCGACCTGCGGACGATCGTGGTCGAGAAGATCGACGGACTCGCGCCCGCCGACGTGTTCGCCCTACTGGACGCCCTCGCCCTGCCCTGGGTTCATCTGGCGGGCAGCGGTGCGGGAGCCGAGCTGGCGTGGGCCGTCGCCGCAGGGCGCTTCGGACGGTTCGCGAGCCTGGTGGTCGCCGACCGCGGCCATCCCGCGGTCCCGGATCGCGACGGCACCGTGCGCGACGCGTCGGCGCCGCCCGCGGAGGTGCCCACCACGATCGTCGTGGGCGATGTCTCGCGCCGCCCCGAAGCGGACGCATCGATGCGCTACGTGACGGGGGAGTTCCGGGTGGTCGAACTCGCCGGCGTGGCCAATGTGCCCGCCGAGGCGCCCACCGACTTCGCGTCCGCGATCGCGCTGCGCACCGGAAGCTGGTGA
- a CDS encoding alpha/beta hydrolase yields the protein MTTWRPDVLGDGYEQLELPLGTDPDGEGEISATLVRYQPTTTDLPDRAVLYVHGFTDYFFQQHLAEHFAARGYRFFALDLRKCGRSRAPGHTPHFVTDLSHYDAELDEALRVVREEVGGGVLLAAHSTGGLVLPLWLDRLRRRPGGVAATGIVGLVLNSPWFDLQGPSYLRNVGTSAIDVVGRLRPRALIPLPKTEAYGRSLQTDGWRYDLDWKPLTGFPVRFGWLRAVRRGQAVLHRGLDIGVPSLILRSGASRSAPKYDASVDTVDAVLDVRQIARWAGCLGNRTTIVPIDGARHDVFLSTPGPLAEAFRELDLWLEWLDGAGKADTSAPDPADDSAGSATVSVLHRPMGEHA from the coding sequence GTGACTACTTGGCGTCCTGACGTCCTCGGAGACGGCTACGAGCAGCTCGAACTACCGCTGGGCACCGACCCCGACGGCGAAGGCGAGATCTCGGCGACCCTGGTGCGCTACCAGCCGACGACCACCGACCTTCCCGACCGTGCGGTGCTCTACGTCCACGGCTTCACCGACTACTTCTTCCAACAGCACCTCGCGGAGCACTTCGCGGCGCGCGGCTACCGCTTCTTCGCGCTGGACCTGCGCAAATGCGGCCGCTCTCGGGCACCCGGGCACACCCCTCACTTCGTCACCGACCTCTCCCACTACGACGCCGAGCTCGACGAGGCGCTGCGCGTGGTGCGCGAGGAGGTCGGTGGAGGCGTGCTGCTGGCGGCCCACTCGACGGGCGGGCTGGTTCTGCCGTTGTGGCTCGACCGGCTCCGTCGCCGGCCCGGCGGGGTGGCCGCGACGGGCATCGTGGGTCTCGTCCTGAACAGTCCGTGGTTCGACCTGCAGGGGCCGTCCTACCTGCGCAATGTCGGCACGTCGGCCATCGACGTCGTCGGCCGCCTCCGGCCCCGCGCGCTCATCCCGCTGCCGAAGACCGAGGCCTACGGCCGCAGCCTGCAGACCGACGGCTGGCGCTACGACCTCGACTGGAAGCCCCTGACCGGCTTCCCCGTCCGGTTCGGCTGGTTGCGTGCCGTGCGGCGGGGCCAGGCCGTCCTGCACCGCGGGCTCGACATCGGGGTGCCGTCGCTGATCCTGCGGTCCGGTGCCTCGCGTTCCGCTCCGAAGTACGACGCGAGCGTCGACACCGTCGACGCGGTTCTCGACGTCCGCCAGATAGCCCGATGGGCGGGATGCCTGGGCAACCGCACGACGATCGTGCCGATCGACGGTGCCCGGCACGACGTGTTCCTGTCCACACCCGGTCCCCTGGCGGAGGCCTTCCGGGAATTGGACCTGTGGCTGGAATGGTTGGACGGAGCGGGCAAGGCGGACACCTCCGCACCCGATCCCGCGGACGACTCCGCCGGCTCCGCCACCGTTTCCGTACTGCACCGACCCATGGGAGAGCACGCGTGA